A window from Sphingopyxis alaskensis RB2256 encodes these proteins:
- a CDS encoding formylglycine-generating enzyme family protein — protein sequence MIRSAALPALLLIGALAACGDDPDTPLAETKPPECPAMPAQDYAWIPGATFTLGADAQLPEEGPPREVTVAGFWIATHEVTNAEFAEFVRATGYKTLAEQDPPPLPGAPPDMLIPGSAVFTAPTDGNPNWWRWVVGAEWRHPAGPATNIDGRGRDPVVQIGYEDALAFAKWKGKTLPSEEQWELAAASGGADRNVPVGKDGKPRANFYQGSFPLRDLGTDGFTGRAPVACFPADAHGVHDLIGNVWEWTTSAAGSERNVIKGGSFLCAANYCARYRPAARQFQERSLGTDHIGFRLIDPARPAPDKPTP from the coding sequence ATGATCCGCAGCGCCGCCTTGCCCGCGCTGCTTCTGATTGGCGCACTCGCAGCGTGCGGCGATGATCCCGACACTCCGCTGGCCGAAACCAAGCCCCCCGAATGCCCCGCGATGCCGGCACAGGATTATGCCTGGATCCCCGGCGCGACCTTCACCCTCGGTGCCGACGCGCAGCTGCCCGAAGAGGGGCCGCCGCGCGAAGTCACGGTCGCGGGCTTCTGGATCGCGACGCACGAGGTCACCAACGCCGAGTTCGCCGAATTCGTCCGCGCGACGGGCTATAAAACGCTCGCCGAGCAAGACCCGCCGCCGCTGCCCGGCGCGCCGCCCGACATGCTTATCCCCGGTTCGGCGGTGTTCACCGCGCCGACCGACGGCAATCCGAACTGGTGGCGCTGGGTCGTCGGCGCCGAGTGGCGTCACCCCGCCGGACCCGCGACGAACATCGACGGGCGCGGCCGCGACCCGGTGGTGCAGATCGGCTATGAGGACGCGCTCGCCTTCGCCAAATGGAAGGGCAAGACGCTGCCGAGCGAGGAGCAATGGGAACTCGCCGCGGCGAGCGGCGGCGCCGACCGCAACGTCCCCGTCGGCAAAGACGGCAAACCGCGCGCCAATTTTTATCAGGGCAGCTTTCCGCTGCGCGACCTTGGCACCGATGGCTTCACCGGCCGCGCGCCGGTCGCCTGTTTTCCCGCCGACGCGCACGGCGTCCACGACCTCATCGGCAATGTCTGGGAATGGACGACGAGCGCGGCAGGCAGCGAGCGCAATGTCATCAAGGGCGGCAGCTTCCTGTGCGCCGCCAATTATTGCGCCCGCTATCGCCCCGCCGCGCGCCAGTTCCAGGAACGCAGCCTGGGAACCGACCATATCGGCTTCCGCCTGATCGACCCGGCGCGCCCGGCGCCGGACAAACCCACGCCGTAG
- the pgmB gene encoding beta-phosphoglucomutase, with protein MATIEQSLEPMRLVRRGAAGEDATARALFALANGLVGVEGMADELAVASCAYLPDAYIRRPITYHESFPGYASATDTRIACPSPVLLRLEIDGRAVDFAAADLLDSEIALDLASGQVQRRSRWRLAGGRTIEIAAERIVPLDGGALVASRLHIRPVDFGGAVAAWLTYGFDSAALHKGDADDPRISGRLRALWRLTSPLPGDASSVTRFAQDAVELAYRQHVACPDAAVAATEAGHVVRGELVAGGTLTIDRVVALAAARGRPVDLAALDDGDADFDALAERQRAAVQRLWDAADLAIDGDDALAAALRFDLFQLHQSASRDPNHSIGAKGLTGEGYEGHYFWDAETFMLPVLALQAPEKARVLIAYRIGKLDAARAHARAIGHRNGALYPWRTIGGDECSSHYPTGSAQYHINGDIAYALALAVAATGDEALRAEAAEMLFETARIWMEIGAFDPRRGGAFCIHGVTGPDEYSALVDNDFYTNAIARRHLAYAAETADWLAARGDPAAVTQRIGLDAAEVAEWRRAADAMWLPVDSELGINPQDDAFLGRPELPGLAQRDGEGPLLMRYHPMILFRHRVAKQGNVVQAMAMDLVAMPLAQQRRNLDYYTRVTTHDSTLSSVSFAIAAARLGDEPAALDFMRECALVDLEDRHGNTSHGLHMAALAGSWLVLAEGWGGLRLDGAAPAFRPQLPAAWTGYRFRLQWRGSVIETAVDAAGATYRLLAGAPLDITDHGRALTVGADRVFAPRPALKGVIFDLDGVLTDTAEDHYQAWQALADAHGLTFDREANHALKGVDRAGSLRLILEQTGKAVEPPKFEAMLAEKNATYVARLRGYSPANLFAGVERLFAALRAAGLKIGLASASRNARDVVARLGIADAFDFIADAGAVTHPKPAPDIFLACADGMGLSPDQCIGVEDARAGITAIHAAGMVAIGIGSEEALPDADIHVPAIGDLTLGQILSAEQETAARGRRTGRTVNAEDLSC; from the coding sequence GTGGCGACCATCGAACAGTCTCTGGAACCGATGCGGCTCGTCCGGCGCGGAGCGGCGGGCGAAGACGCCACCGCGCGGGCGCTGTTCGCACTCGCCAACGGACTCGTCGGGGTCGAGGGCATGGCCGACGAGCTCGCGGTCGCATCCTGCGCCTATCTGCCCGACGCCTATATCCGCCGCCCGATCACCTATCACGAGAGCTTCCCCGGCTATGCGAGCGCGACCGATACGCGCATCGCCTGTCCGAGCCCGGTGCTGCTGCGGCTCGAGATCGACGGGCGGGCGGTCGATTTTGCCGCCGCCGACCTGCTCGACAGTGAAATCGCGCTCGACCTTGCGAGCGGGCAGGTGCAGCGCCGATCGCGCTGGCGGCTTGCCGGTGGGCGCACGATCGAGATCGCCGCCGAACGCATCGTCCCGCTGGATGGCGGCGCGCTCGTCGCCTCGCGCCTTCATATCCGCCCGGTCGATTTCGGCGGCGCGGTCGCGGCATGGCTGACCTATGGTTTCGACAGCGCCGCGCTCCACAAAGGCGATGCCGACGATCCGCGCATTTCGGGGCGCCTGCGCGCCCTGTGGCGCCTGACATCCCCCCTGCCGGGCGATGCTTCGTCGGTTACGCGCTTCGCGCAGGATGCCGTCGAGCTTGCCTATCGCCAGCATGTCGCCTGTCCCGACGCCGCCGTCGCCGCGACCGAGGCGGGCCATGTCGTGCGCGGCGAACTGGTCGCCGGCGGCACTCTGACGATCGACCGGGTGGTCGCGCTGGCCGCGGCCCGCGGTCGCCCGGTCGATCTTGCCGCGCTGGACGATGGCGATGCCGATTTCGATGCGCTCGCCGAGCGCCAGCGCGCAGCGGTGCAGCGATTGTGGGACGCCGCCGACCTCGCGATCGACGGCGACGATGCGCTGGCGGCGGCGCTGCGCTTCGACCTGTTCCAGCTCCACCAGTCGGCGAGCCGCGATCCGAACCACAGCATTGGCGCCAAGGGGCTGACCGGCGAGGGTTATGAGGGTCATTATTTCTGGGACGCCGAAACCTTCATGCTGCCGGTGCTCGCGTTGCAGGCGCCCGAAAAGGCGCGCGTGCTGATCGCCTACCGGATCGGCAAGCTCGACGCCGCGCGCGCCCATGCCCGCGCGATCGGCCATCGGAACGGCGCACTCTATCCCTGGCGGACGATCGGCGGCGACGAATGTTCGTCGCACTATCCGACTGGGTCGGCGCAATATCACATAAATGGCGACATCGCCTATGCGCTCGCGCTCGCTGTCGCGGCGACGGGCGACGAGGCTTTGCGCGCCGAAGCCGCCGAGATGCTGTTCGAGACGGCGCGCATCTGGATGGAGATCGGCGCCTTCGATCCGCGCCGCGGCGGCGCCTTCTGTATCCATGGGGTCACCGGCCCCGATGAGTATTCGGCGCTGGTCGACAATGATTTTTACACCAATGCGATTGCGCGCCGCCATCTGGCCTACGCCGCCGAAACCGCCGATTGGCTCGCTGCGCGCGGCGATCCGGCGGCGGTGACGCAGCGGATCGGGCTCGACGCCGCGGAGGTTGCCGAATGGCGCCGCGCCGCCGACGCGATGTGGCTGCCCGTCGATAGCGAGCTGGGCATCAACCCGCAGGACGATGCCTTCCTCGGCCGCCCCGAACTGCCGGGGCTGGCGCAGCGGGATGGCGAAGGCCCGCTGCTGATGCGCTATCACCCGATGATCCTCTTTCGCCACCGGGTCGCGAAGCAGGGCAATGTGGTGCAGGCGATGGCGATGGATCTGGTCGCCATGCCGCTCGCGCAGCAACGGCGCAATCTCGACTATTATACGCGCGTCACGACGCATGATTCGACGCTGTCGTCGGTGTCCTTCGCGATCGCCGCGGCGCGGCTCGGCGACGAACCGGCAGCATTGGACTTCATGCGCGAATGCGCGCTCGTCGACCTGGAGGATCGCCACGGCAACACATCGCACGGGCTGCACATGGCGGCGCTCGCGGGAAGCTGGCTGGTTCTGGCAGAGGGCTGGGGCGGGCTGCGCCTCGACGGCGCGGCGCCCGCGTTCCGGCCGCAGCTTCCCGCCGCATGGACGGGGTATCGCTTCCGCCTGCAATGGCGGGGTAGCGTGATCGAAACAGCGGTCGACGCTGCGGGCGCGACCTATCGCCTGCTCGCGGGCGCGCCGCTGGACATCACCGACCATGGCCGCGCGCTGACCGTCGGCGCCGATCGGGTCTTTGCCCCGCGCCCGGCGCTGAAGGGCGTGATCTTCGACCTCGACGGCGTGCTCACCGACACCGCCGAGGATCATTATCAGGCGTGGCAGGCGCTCGCCGACGCGCACGGGCTGACGTTCGACCGCGAAGCGAACCATGCGCTGAAGGGCGTCGATCGCGCCGGATCGCTGCGGCTGATCCTCGAACAAACGGGCAAGGCAGTCGAGCCGCCGAAGTTCGAGGCGATGCTGGCGGAGAAAAACGCCACCTATGTCGCGCGGCTCCGGGGCTATTCGCCCGCCAATTTGTTCGCTGGCGTCGAGCGGCTATTCGCTGCCCTGCGCGCCGCGGGACTGAAAATCGGCCTGGCTTCGGCCAGCCGTAACGCGCGTGACGTGGTGGCGCGGCTCGGCATCGCCGATGCGTTCGATTTTATCGCCGACGCGGGTGCGGTGACGCACCCCAAGCCGGCGCCCGACATTTTCCTGGCCTGTGCCGATGGCATGGGCCTGTCCCCGGACCAGTGCATCGGTGTCGAAGATGCGCGCGCCGGAATAACGGCCATCCATGCGGCGGGCATGGTGGCCATTGGCATCGGGTCTGAAGAGGCGCTGCCCGATGCCGACATTCACGTCCCCGCCATCGGCGACCTCACGCTCGGTCAGATCCTGTCGGCAGAACAGGAAACGGCCGCGCGCGGGCGCCGGACAGGCAGAACAGTCAATGCGGAGGATTTGTCATGTTGA
- a CDS encoding substrate-binding domain-containing protein yields MAKGSGSNGGGNARPTMADIANELGLAKITVSRALSNPSSVKESTRRLVRETAERMGYRLNVSARNLRQQRTRTIAVVIEMTPSHERLMSEPYPLLLLGGIMQELTAAGQNMVLTTIDLFTAAPPSADGVILLGQGVHDDAAAVIEATGLPYVVWGAEHGPPGRIVVGSDNREGGRLAADHLLGRGCRRLLFLGDAEHGEAEDRLRGFEARVAASDAAIVGNIPCAFTLPAGREAVGPLLDARGLDFDGIFAASDAIAMGAIEALQARGHRVPGEVSVVGFDDSPGAALFSPSLTSIRQDWAVGGELLAQKVLAKVAGQPVESRAMPVVLVKRES; encoded by the coding sequence ATGGCAAAGGGATCGGGGTCCAATGGCGGCGGCAACGCGCGCCCGACGATGGCGGACATCGCGAACGAACTCGGTCTTGCCAAGATCACCGTCTCGCGCGCGCTGTCGAACCCGTCGAGCGTCAAGGAAAGCACGCGGCGGCTGGTCCGTGAAACCGCCGAGCGCATGGGATATCGGCTCAACGTATCGGCGCGCAACCTGCGCCAACAGCGTACGCGCACGATCGCGGTGGTGATCGAAATGACGCCGTCGCACGAACGCTTGATGAGCGAGCCCTATCCGCTGCTGCTGCTCGGCGGCATCATGCAGGAACTGACCGCGGCCGGGCAGAATATGGTGCTGACGACGATCGACCTGTTCACCGCGGCGCCGCCCTCGGCCGATGGTGTCATCCTGCTGGGGCAGGGGGTGCATGACGATGCCGCCGCAGTGATCGAAGCGACCGGGCTGCCCTATGTGGTTTGGGGTGCCGAACATGGCCCGCCGGGGCGCATCGTCGTCGGCAGCGACAACCGCGAGGGCGGACGGCTCGCTGCCGACCATCTGCTCGGCCGCGGATGCCGCCGCCTCCTGTTCCTCGGCGATGCCGAACATGGCGAGGCCGAGGACCGGCTGCGCGGGTTCGAGGCGCGCGTCGCGGCGTCGGACGCCGCGATCGTCGGCAATATCCCCTGCGCCTTCACCCTGCCCGCGGGGCGCGAAGCGGTAGGGCCGCTGCTCGACGCGCGCGGCCTCGATTTCGACGGCATATTTGCGGCGAGCGATGCGATCGCGATGGGCGCGATCGAGGCGTTGCAGGCGCGCGGCCACCGTGTGCCGGGCGAGGTGTCGGTCGTCGGCTTCGACGATTCGCCCGGCGCCGCGCTCTTTTCGCCGTCGCTCACCAGCATCCGGCAGGACTGGGCGGTGGGCGGCGAACTGCTGGCACAAAAAGTGCTCGCCAAGGTGGCGGGCCAGCCGGTCGAGTCGCGCGCGATGCCGGTGGTTCTGGTCAAGCGCGAAAGCTGA
- a CDS encoding arylsulfatase: MGSTSGLAQSRAAPPRQPNIVILLADDWGFSDVGAFGSEIATPHIDALARAGMRFANFHVSGSCSPTRAMLQTGVMNHRNGLGNMPETIPDEHRGKPGYDTVMNLRVVTIAELMKAAGYRTYLTGKWHLGSDAKRLPEARGYDRAFSLADAGADNFEQRPIEGLYDKANWTENGRPATLPRDYYSSTFVVEKMIEYIEADRDSGKPFLASINFLANHIPVQAPDSDIARYAAMYQDGWTALREARARRAAALGIVPAGTPMVTMPTTRDWQRLDADERAAAVRVMQAYGGMATAMDREIGRLVAHLKTTGDYDNTIFVFLSDNGAEPTNPFASLRNRLFLRMQYDLSTDNIGRRGSFSAIGPGWASAAASPLSGYKFSAAEGGLRVPLIIAWPGHGAIPAGAINDGLAHVTDLLPTLAELADVPLHEGTWQGRSVEPITGRSLVPMLKGAAGSVHGDAPLGYELSGNAALFRGDYKLVRNLPPTGDGRWRLYDIKTDPGETRDLSAAMPDRFAAMLSDYRAYARANGVLDMPAGYTADEQINRYAWEQQGRKRAIKAGLWLGGGLMALALLVWSWRRRRARG, encoded by the coding sequence TTGGGAAGCACATCGGGCCTGGCGCAGTCACGCGCGGCGCCGCCGCGCCAGCCCAATATCGTCATCCTGCTCGCCGACGACTGGGGGTTTTCGGACGTCGGTGCCTTTGGCTCCGAAATCGCGACACCGCATATCGACGCGCTCGCACGCGCCGGAATGCGCTTTGCGAACTTCCATGTCTCGGGTTCCTGCTCGCCGACGCGCGCGATGCTCCAGACGGGGGTGATGAACCACCGCAACGGCCTCGGCAACATGCCCGAGACGATCCCCGACGAACATCGCGGCAAGCCCGGTTACGACACGGTGATGAACCTGCGCGTCGTGACGATCGCAGAGTTGATGAAGGCCGCGGGATACCGCACCTACCTGACCGGCAAATGGCATCTGGGCAGCGACGCAAAGCGGCTGCCCGAAGCGCGCGGATACGACCGCGCCTTCAGTCTCGCCGATGCGGGCGCCGACAATTTCGAGCAGCGACCGATCGAAGGGCTGTACGACAAGGCGAACTGGACCGAGAACGGCCGCCCCGCGACCCTGCCCCGCGATTATTATTCATCCACCTTCGTCGTCGAAAAGATGATCGAATATATCGAGGCGGATCGCGATAGCGGCAAACCCTTCCTCGCCTCGATCAACTTCCTCGCCAATCATATCCCGGTGCAGGCGCCCGACAGCGACATCGCGCGCTATGCGGCGATGTATCAGGACGGCTGGACGGCGCTGCGCGAGGCACGCGCGCGGCGTGCGGCGGCACTCGGCATCGTGCCGGCGGGCACGCCGATGGTGACGATGCCGACGACGCGCGACTGGCAGAGGCTGGACGCCGACGAACGCGCGGCGGCGGTGCGCGTGATGCAGGCCTATGGCGGCATGGCGACCGCGATGGACCGCGAGATCGGGCGACTCGTCGCGCACCTCAAGACCACGGGCGATTACGACAACACGATCTTCGTCTTCCTGTCCGACAATGGCGCCGAGCCGACGAATCCCTTTGCCAGTCTGCGCAACCGGCTGTTCCTGCGGATGCAATATGATCTTTCGACCGATAACATCGGGCGGCGGGGCAGTTTTTCGGCGATCGGGCCGGGCTGGGCAAGCGCCGCGGCGTCGCCCTTGTCAGGTTACAAGTTCAGCGCCGCCGAGGGCGGGCTGCGCGTCCCGCTGATCATCGCCTGGCCGGGGCATGGCGCGATCCCGGCGGGCGCGATCAACGACGGGCTGGCGCATGTCACCGACCTCTTGCCGACGCTTGCCGAACTGGCGGACGTGCCGCTGCACGAAGGGACATGGCAGGGGCGGAGCGTCGAGCCGATCACGGGGCGCAGCCTCGTCCCGATGCTGAAGGGTGCTGCGGGCAGCGTCCATGGCGACGCGCCGCTCGGTTACGAGCTGTCGGGCAATGCCGCGCTGTTTCGCGGCGATTACAAGCTGGTGCGCAACCTGCCGCCGACCGGCGACGGCCGGTGGCGGCTCTATGACATCAAGACGGACCCCGGCGAGACCCGCGACCTGTCGGCGGCGATGCCCGATCGGTTCGCCGCGATGCTGTCCGACTACCGCGCCTATGCCAGGGCGAACGGCGTGCTCGACATGCCGGCGGGTTATACCGCCGACGAACAGATCAACCGTTATGCGTGGGAGCAGCAGGGGCGCAAACGCGCGATCAAGGCCGGGCTGTGGCTGGGCGGCGGGTTGATGGCGCTGGCGTTGCTGGTCTGGAGCTGGCGGCGGCGGCGCGCGCGGGGGTAA
- a CDS encoding TetR/AcrR family transcriptional regulator, with the protein MQDRLTSAACWASEDAMTTGVTKSEAARSGAERIDGRRARSRSSHKRIVEAMMELIVAGDLSPSAARVAEEAGIGLRTVFRHFDDMDALYSEITATVTDRVMPIVTAPYPDQPWRANVRELVRRRIRVFETTLPFRLAANIKRYQSPFLMGQYSRVVMLERELILRLLPGHVLTDRITVEALCAALSFHTWRTLRHDQGLSAEEAGEVLGQMVAALLATVADE; encoded by the coding sequence GTGCAAGATCGTTTGACGTCGGCGGCGTGCTGGGCCAGCGAGGATGCGATGACGACCGGGGTGACGAAATCGGAAGCGGCGCGAAGCGGCGCCGAGCGGATCGACGGCCGCCGCGCGCGCAGCCGGTCGAGCCACAAGCGCATCGTCGAGGCGATGATGGAGCTGATCGTCGCGGGCGATTTGTCGCCGAGCGCCGCGCGTGTCGCTGAGGAAGCGGGCATCGGCCTGCGTACCGTGTTCCGCCATTTCGACGATATGGACGCGCTCTATTCCGAAATCACCGCGACGGTCACCGACCGCGTGATGCCGATCGTCACGGCGCCCTATCCCGACCAGCCGTGGCGCGCCAATGTCCGCGAACTGGTGCGGCGCCGCATTCGTGTCTTTGAAACGACGCTGCCCTTTCGCCTTGCGGCGAACATCAAACGCTATCAGTCGCCCTTCCTGATGGGTCAGTACAGCCGTGTCGTGATGCTCGAACGCGAGCTGATCCTGCGCCTGCTGCCCGGTCATGTGCTCACCGACCGCATCACCGTCGAGGCGCTGTGCGCCGCGCTTTCCTTCCACACCTGGCGCACGCTGCGCCACGACCAGGGGCTGTCGGCCGAGGAAGCGGGCGAGGTGCTGGGGCAAATGGTGGCGGCGCTGCTGGCGACGGTGGCCGACGAATGA
- a CDS encoding sulfatase-like hydrolase/transferase, whose product MANKWVALGAMTLAAVGGYWAYDANKYRIPGIVQDWREPVQPNRAIAWQQGPAAAPEGARPPNIILIVADDLGYNDISLNGGGVAGIVKTPNIDALAREGVHFTTAYAANATCSPSRAAMMTGRYPTRFGFEFTAVPIEFAENLAHGEGVGPHRAIFHDELVTPDIPPYPQMGVPASEVTIAEAVKAAGYHTVHIGKWHLGEAPELQPHAQGFDESLAVLAGAAMLLPEDDPDAVNAKLPWDPIDRFIWANLRHAVTFNGSKRFAAQGHMTDYFADEAIKAIEANRNRPFFLYLAFTAPHTPLQATRADYDRLAAIKDHRTRVYGAMIAQMDRRIGDVMAKLKEAGIDDNTLVIFTSDNGGAWYNGMPGLNAPFRGWKATFFEGGIRAPLFMRWPARIAPGTERGDVTGHLDLFATIAAAAGAALPADRTIDSEDILAGPAKRPAMFWRSGDYRAVRAGDWKLQVTKRPEKARLYNLAADPTERTDLSAREPARVAELGAMIEAQNRGMATPIWPGLVEGPVRIDVPLNTPWQDGQDYIYWTN is encoded by the coding sequence ATGGCCAATAAATGGGTGGCGCTGGGTGCCATGACGCTGGCGGCGGTCGGTGGCTATTGGGCCTATGACGCGAACAAATATCGCATCCCCGGCATCGTGCAGGACTGGCGCGAGCCGGTGCAGCCGAACCGGGCGATCGCGTGGCAGCAAGGGCCGGCGGCGGCGCCGGAGGGCGCGCGGCCGCCGAACATCATCCTGATCGTCGCCGACGACCTGGGCTATAACGACATCAGCCTGAACGGCGGCGGCGTCGCGGGGATCGTCAAGACGCCGAACATCGATGCGCTGGCGCGTGAGGGGGTCCATTTCACCACCGCCTATGCCGCCAACGCGACCTGCTCGCCCTCGCGCGCGGCGATGATGACGGGGCGCTATCCGACGCGCTTCGGCTTCGAGTTCACCGCGGTGCCGATCGAGTTCGCCGAAAATCTGGCGCATGGCGAGGGTGTCGGGCCGCACCGCGCGATCTTTCACGACGAACTGGTGACGCCCGACATCCCGCCCTATCCCCAGATGGGGGTGCCCGCGAGCGAGGTGACAATTGCCGAAGCGGTGAAGGCGGCGGGCTATCACACGGTTCACATCGGCAAATGGCATCTGGGCGAAGCCCCCGAATTGCAGCCGCACGCCCAGGGCTTCGACGAAAGCCTGGCGGTGCTGGCGGGCGCGGCAATGCTGCTGCCCGAGGATGACCCCGACGCAGTCAACGCCAAGCTGCCGTGGGATCCGATCGACCGCTTCATCTGGGCCAATCTGCGCCACGCAGTGACCTTCAACGGCAGCAAGCGGTTTGCCGCGCAGGGGCATATGACCGACTATTTCGCCGACGAGGCGATCAAGGCGATCGAAGCGAACCGGAACCGGCCCTTTTTCCTCTATCTTGCCTTCACCGCGCCGCACACGCCGCTGCAGGCGACGCGCGCCGATTATGACCGGCTCGCGGCGATCAAGGATCACAGGACGCGCGTTTATGGCGCGATGATCGCGCAGATGGACCGGCGGATCGGCGACGTGATGGCCAAGCTGAAGGAGGCCGGGATCGACGACAATACGCTCGTCATCTTCACCAGCGACAATGGCGGCGCCTGGTACAACGGGATGCCGGGGCTGAATGCGCCGTTCCGCGGGTGGAAAGCGACCTTTTTCGAAGGCGGCATCCGGGCGCCGCTGTTCATGCGCTGGCCAGCGCGCATCGCGCCGGGGACCGAGCGCGGCGACGTGACGGGCCATCTCGACCTTTTCGCGACGATTGCCGCCGCGGCGGGCGCGGCGCTGCCCGCGGACCGGACGATCGACAGCGAGGATATATTGGCCGGTCCCGCCAAGCGTCCGGCGATGTTCTGGCGCTCGGGCGATTATCGCGCGGTGCGCGCGGGCGACTGGAAATTGCAGGTGACGAAGCGACCCGAAAAGGCGCGCCTCTATAACCTTGCCGCCGATCCGACCGAACGGACCGACCTGTCGGCGCGCGAGCCGGCGCGCGTCGCCGAACTCGGCGCGATGATCGAGGCGCAGAACCGGGGCATGGCGACGCCGATCTGGCCGGGGTTGGTCGAAGGGCCGGTGCGCATCGACGTGCCGCTGAACACGCCGTGGCAGGACGGGCAGGATTATATCTATTGGACCAACTGA